A stretch of the Candidatus Jettenia sp. AMX2 genome encodes the following:
- the gpmA gene encoding 2,3-diphosphoglycerate-dependent phosphoglycerate mutase, which yields MVKKLVLLRHGESIWNKENRFTGWTDVDISEQGRIEAQQAGKVLKENAHIFDIAYTSVLKRAIRTLWIVLDELDQMWIPVERSWRLNERHYGALQGLNKAETAKQFGDDKVLLWRRSYDIRPPALEKTDERYPGRDPRYRELKDSELPLTECLRDTVNRFLPYWESTIAPAIKAGKNVIIVAHGNSLRALVKHLDRISDKDIISLNIPTGIPLVYELDGQLQPIRSYYLTDAETKPQAAQTISAEDKADE from the coding sequence AGTATTGTTGAGACATGGGGAAAGCATATGGAATAAGGAAAACCGCTTCACCGGGTGGACTGATGTGGATATCTCAGAACAGGGTAGGATCGAAGCCCAACAAGCCGGTAAAGTCCTTAAAGAAAATGCACACATTTTCGACATTGCTTACACTTCTGTTCTGAAACGTGCCATACGAACACTCTGGATTGTGCTGGATGAACTCGATCAAATGTGGATTCCTGTGGAGCGTTCATGGCGTCTCAACGAACGCCACTATGGCGCGCTGCAAGGCCTGAACAAGGCAGAAACGGCAAAGCAATTTGGTGATGACAAGGTACTCCTCTGGCGCAGAAGCTATGATATCCGTCCTCCGGCTCTGGAAAAAACAGACGAACGGTATCCGGGCCGTGACCCGCGCTACCGTGAACTAAAAGACAGCGAATTGCCCTTAACGGAGTGTCTCAGAGATACGGTTAACCGTTTTTTGCCCTATTGGGAAAGTACTATCGCCCCAGCTATCAAAGCTGGAAAGAATGTAATCATAGTCGCTCATGGCAACAGCCTGAGGGCCCTGGTGAAACACCTGGACAGGATCAGCGACAAGGATATTATATCTCTCAACATACCCACCGGGATCCCCCTGGTTTATGAACTGGACGGCCAGCTGCAGCCAATACGAAGTTACTATCTCACCGATGCTGAAACCAAACCACAGGCAGCACAAACCATATCTGCAGAGGACAAAGCCGATGAGTAA
- a CDS encoding SAM-dependent methyltransferase: MMERIVKEGKITFARFMEMALYHPQYGYYNSEKERIGKSGDYYTSPTVHKMFGELIAKQLKEMWRTMGRGQFTVAEIGANSGWLCHDIIHSVRKKYPDFYDHLHYCIIETNPYAGDKQRLLLNSSGPADKKVSWHSYTKDGFSFDKIEGCFLSNEFVDALPVHRLRVKNKVLKEIYVGYNGVNFFETEGEVSTHLIKEYLERLPLSLQEGQECEVNLCAVDWLKHISEKLQKGFVITIDYGDTIDRIYREGSLSGTVRCFYKHTVNRDYYHRPGEQDITAHVDFTTLMDMGKVFGLEVTGFTKQSHYFIALGILERLNTMKNDLDTILKVKNLFHPEGMGEVFKVLIQHKNIEDPHLESLRPLHLITL, translated from the coding sequence ATGATGGAAAGGATCGTGAAAGAAGGAAAGATAACCTTTGCCAGGTTTATGGAAATGGCATTGTATCATCCCCAATATGGATACTATAATTCAGAGAAGGAACGCATAGGAAAATCTGGCGATTATTATACAAGCCCCACTGTTCATAAGATGTTTGGAGAACTTATTGCAAAACAATTGAAAGAAATGTGGAGGACTATGGGAAGAGGGCAATTTACCGTTGCCGAAATAGGTGCGAACAGCGGCTGGTTGTGCCATGATATTATTCACTCTGTCAGAAAAAAATATCCGGATTTTTATGACCACCTTCACTATTGTATTATCGAAACGAATCCTTATGCAGGGGATAAACAAAGACTGCTCTTGAACTCTTCCGGACCGGCAGATAAAAAGGTCTCCTGGCACAGCTATACTAAGGATGGATTCTCTTTTGACAAGATTGAAGGCTGCTTTTTATCAAATGAGTTTGTTGATGCGTTGCCTGTACACCGGTTGCGGGTAAAAAATAAGGTTTTAAAGGAAATATATGTTGGTTATAATGGCGTAAATTTTTTTGAAACAGAAGGCGAAGTCTCCACACATCTTATAAAGGAATATCTTGAAAGACTTCCGCTATCCCTGCAGGAAGGACAGGAATGCGAGGTAAATTTATGTGCTGTTGACTGGCTCAAACACATCTCGGAAAAACTGCAAAAGGGATTTGTAATAACCATCGATTATGGTGATACAATCGATAGGATATACCGGGAGGGTAGTTTAAGCGGAACTGTGCGATGCTTTTATAAACATACCGTAAACCGTGATTACTATCACCGGCCGGGTGAGCAGGATATTACGGCACATGTTGATTTTACCACCCTGATGGATATGGGGAAAGTTTTTGGGCTAGAGGTTACCGGTTTCACAAAACAATCGCATTATTTCATTGCATTGGGTATCCTGGAAAGGTTAAATACTATGAAGAATGACCTCGATACCATTTTGAAGGTAAAAAATCTTTTTCACCCGGAGGGGATGGGAGAGGTTTTTAAAGTATTAATCCAGCACAAGAATATCGAAGATCCTCATCTGGAGAGTTTACGACCTTTACATTTAATAACTCTGTAA
- a CDS encoding ferritin family protein: protein MKIGPVSEPATIMEILMEAIKREQESYDYYYRAALQATKPATRKMLLKLAEWEKEHVSELSNHIMEIKAQMEIDRAMTGGM from the coding sequence ATGAAAATAGGTCCCGTTTCAGAACCCGCCACGATAATGGAAATCCTCATGGAGGCAATAAAAAGAGAACAGGAATCGTACGATTACTATTACCGTGCTGCATTACAGGCGACGAAACCTGCCACACGCAAGATGTTGCTCAAACTTGCAGAATGGGAAAAAGAACATGTCAGCGAGCTGAGTAACCACATTATGGAGATCAAGGCACAAATGGAGATTGACCGTGCCATGACCGGCGGCATGTAA
- a CDS encoding thiamine pyrophosphate-dependent dehydrogenase E1 component subunit alpha: MMDIQRDDLLQMYYYLKLTRKFEERITSLYHQGRILGGAWTSNGTEAVSVGYAFALEKNDIAASYFRDMGAFIIRGISVKRIMAQYLGKKTGVSGGKEGNVHIGDLNYGVFGFPSHLADNYPVGAGAALAFKIRGEKRVVAACTGDGGTSRGDFHEAMNFASVRKLPIVFFCNNNQYAYSTPLHLQMAVKNIADRALAYGMPNKIVDGNNVVDVYTAAKEAYEFARNGGGPTFIECKTMRMHGHSEHDSAKYVPRELLEEWRKKDPITNMETYLRENNIVKKEELDSIDTRIKNEIDEAEEFAETSPYPSPEDALEDVYATPVEE; this comes from the coding sequence ATGATGGATATTCAACGAGATGATTTACTGCAAATGTATTATTATCTCAAATTAACCCGCAAGTTTGAAGAAAGGATCACCTCGCTGTATCATCAGGGAAGAATATTGGGAGGAGCATGGACAAGTAACGGTACAGAGGCGGTTTCCGTGGGGTATGCCTTTGCGCTTGAAAAAAATGACATTGCGGCTTCGTATTTCAGAGATATGGGAGCGTTCATTATCCGGGGCATTTCCGTAAAACGCATTATGGCCCAATATTTGGGTAAAAAAACAGGCGTGTCAGGAGGAAAGGAAGGTAATGTTCATATAGGAGATTTGAATTATGGCGTTTTTGGTTTTCCCAGTCATCTTGCAGATAACTATCCTGTCGGAGCAGGCGCAGCCCTTGCCTTTAAAATCCGGGGGGAAAAAAGGGTAGTTGCTGCTTGTACCGGAGACGGCGGAACAAGCCGTGGTGATTTCCACGAAGCAATGAACTTTGCCTCTGTAAGAAAATTACCTATTGTGTTTTTTTGTAATAATAACCAGTATGCCTATTCAACACCGCTCCATTTGCAAATGGCCGTTAAAAACATTGCAGATCGCGCCCTCGCTTATGGCATGCCCAATAAGATTGTAGACGGAAATAATGTTGTGGACGTCTATACCGCCGCAAAGGAGGCATACGAATTTGCACGGAATGGCGGCGGACCTACCTTTATTGAGTGCAAGACCATGAGGATGCATGGCCATTCTGAACACGACAGCGCCAAGTATGTACCGCGCGAATTATTGGAGGAATGGAGGAAGAAAGACCCTATTACAAATATGGAAACATATTTACGGGAAAACAATATTGTAAAAAAAGAAGAACTGGATAGTATTGATACTCGGATTAAGAATGAAATTGACGAGGCTGAAGAGTTTGCAGAAACTAGCCCCTACCCGTCTCCGGAAGATGCACTTGAAGACGTGTATGCAACTCCGGTAGAAGAATAA
- a CDS encoding alpha-ketoacid dehydrogenase subunit beta encodes MKEINYLEAIKEALYEEMVRDQSVLILGEDVGVYGGAFRVTEGFYEKFGEWRVLDTPLSESGFTGAAIGASLVGMRPVVEMQFADFISCAFDQLVNVAAKNHYRWGAATPIVVRAPYGGNIHGGAFHSQCIEGFFFNVPGLKIVAPSTAYDAKGLLKASIRDNDPVIYCEHKYLYRRIKDPVPEEDYVVPIGKARVAMEGRDVSVITYGAMVHTAIEAAQMLKDKKISCEIIDLRTILPLDKKSIFTTVQKTNKVVVVHEQTKTGGVGAEISALINEYCFEYLDGPVIRVAAPDTPVPFSAPMEEAFIPKASDIVSAVEKLVRY; translated from the coding sequence ATGAAAGAGATCAACTACCTGGAAGCAATTAAAGAGGCATTATATGAAGAAATGGTGAGGGATCAGAGTGTACTCATATTGGGTGAAGATGTCGGAGTATATGGCGGAGCATTTCGTGTAACAGAAGGGTTTTATGAAAAATTCGGGGAATGGCGCGTTCTTGATACCCCGTTATCGGAATCCGGATTTACCGGTGCTGCAATTGGTGCATCATTAGTGGGCATGAGACCTGTGGTGGAGATGCAATTTGCCGATTTTATCTCCTGTGCATTTGATCAGTTGGTAAATGTTGCAGCAAAGAACCATTACCGCTGGGGAGCAGCCACTCCCATTGTCGTACGTGCACCCTATGGCGGAAATATCCACGGTGGCGCATTCCACTCACAGTGTATTGAAGGGTTTTTTTTCAATGTACCGGGACTGAAAATCGTTGCCCCTTCAACTGCATACGACGCAAAAGGTTTACTCAAGGCATCTATTCGCGATAATGACCCTGTTATTTACTGTGAACACAAATATCTCTACCGGCGCATTAAAGACCCGGTTCCGGAGGAAGATTACGTAGTGCCTATTGGGAAAGCACGTGTTGCCATGGAAGGCCGGGATGTATCGGTTATCACTTACGGAGCAATGGTACATACTGCCATTGAAGCTGCACAAATGCTGAAAGACAAGAAAATCTCCTGTGAAATTATTGATTTAAGAACCATTTTACCTTTGGATAAAAAGTCAATCTTTACTACCGTGCAGAAAACAAATAAGGTTGTTGTCGTACATGAACAGACAAAAACAGGCGGTGTCGGGGCCGAGATATCTGCGCTCATCAATGAATATTGCTTTGAATATCTGGATGGACCCGTTATCCGAGTTGCAGCCCCTGATACTCCTGTACCGTTCAGCGCACCGATGGAAGAAGCCTTTATACCAAAAGCAAGCGACATTGTCTCTGCAGTAGAAAAACTTGTCCGTTATTAA
- a CDS encoding dihydrolipoamide acetyltransferase family protein, protein MPIDVIMPQMGESVAEGTISKWLVHEGDTVEKDQPVVEISTDKIDTEVPSPVKGILKKILYPEGKTVPVQTVIAQIESAEQKGGMEIPEKRPEFAKKAEEVKEPERTEEKEKRYSPLVRRLAREYHVNLEEIKGTGEGGRITKKDIMDYVSLKPVISAPPPEEAEKRVVEREVLVPLNPKRRLTAERMIQSKRAAAHVTTVFEIDMTNIERYREIHNVILKKEGIHFTYLPFITLAAARALREYPIMNSSWTDDGILQKNYINIGMAVSLEDGLIVPVIRDADKKDLLQLSREIQDLAKRSREKKLTPEDVQGGTFTITNYGINGSLLGTPVILLPQVAILGAGAVVKKPVVIAGDAIAIRSMMYLSLSFDHRVMDGANADTFLRKIKDILEKWEVFSHKKDTSYEKEHTAPPTGYGGVW, encoded by the coding sequence ATGCCTATTGATGTAATTATGCCGCAAATGGGTGAAAGTGTAGCAGAGGGAACCATCAGTAAATGGCTCGTACATGAAGGAGACACCGTTGAAAAGGATCAGCCTGTCGTTGAAATAAGTACAGATAAAATTGATACGGAAGTGCCCTCTCCCGTTAAAGGTATTTTAAAAAAAATCCTGTATCCGGAAGGAAAGACCGTGCCGGTACAAACAGTAATTGCTCAAATCGAGTCGGCTGAACAAAAAGGCGGTATGGAGATACCCGAAAAAAGACCTGAATTTGCCAAAAAAGCCGAAGAGGTAAAAGAACCCGAAAGAACTGAGGAGAAAGAAAAAAGATACTCACCGTTAGTCCGGAGATTGGCCAGAGAATACCATGTTAATTTAGAAGAGATAAAAGGTACCGGTGAAGGTGGACGTATAACAAAAAAGGATATTATGGACTATGTGTCTTTAAAACCAGTTATTTCCGCCCCTCCTCCGGAGGAGGCCGAAAAGAGGGTTGTTGAAAGAGAGGTGCTTGTCCCGCTCAATCCGAAAAGAAGGCTTACCGCCGAAAGAATGATACAGAGTAAACGGGCAGCCGCTCATGTAACAACGGTATTTGAAATTGACATGACCAATATTGAACGATATCGGGAAATACACAATGTTATATTAAAAAAAGAAGGAATACATTTTACTTATCTGCCATTCATAACCCTTGCTGCAGCACGCGCACTTAGAGAATACCCTATCATGAATTCATCCTGGACAGATGATGGCATATTGCAAAAGAACTATATCAATATAGGAATGGCGGTATCTCTTGAAGACGGACTCATTGTCCCTGTTATCAGGGATGCAGACAAGAAGGATCTTCTGCAATTATCACGGGAAATACAGGATCTCGCTAAACGTTCACGTGAAAAAAAATTAACTCCGGAAGATGTTCAGGGAGGAACTTTTACCATTACCAACTATGGTATTAATGGAAGCCTCTTGGGAACGCCCGTTATCTTATTGCCGCAAGTTGCTATTTTAGGTGCAGGGGCTGTCGTGAAAAAACCTGTTGTTATCGCCGGTGATGCAATTGCAATTCGTTCCATGATGTATCTCAGCCTTTCATTCGACCACCGTGTTATGGACGGAGCAAATGCAGATACGTTCCTTCGTAAAATAAAAGATATTTTAGAAAAGTGGGAGGTTTTTTCTCATAAAAAGGATACATCATATGAAAAGGAACACACTGCTCCTCCAACCGGGTATGGTGGAGTATGGTGA
- the lipB gene encoding lipoyl(octanoyl) transferase LipB, which produces MKRNTLLLQPGMVEYGEAWELQKALLEARASDSIPDCLILLQHPPTFTFGRRYKEANLFSNRAYYEDHGFAVYKTDRGGLATYHGPGQAVGYPIIKMNTYTKDFHYYLRMLENVMIGTLSDMGIPAQRKDGYTGVWIRDAKIGFIGIRVAFGYTMHGFSLNINNDLKPFDYITPCGIEGITITSVRNITNSKIDMQEVYDILRYNYSNVFNVSLIPTKIEMVMQEIYLMENHRTNRYQHQTDET; this is translated from the coding sequence ATGAAAAGGAACACACTGCTCCTCCAACCGGGTATGGTGGAGTATGGTGAAGCATGGGAACTTCAAAAGGCTCTGTTAGAGGCAAGGGCTTCGGATTCAATACCTGACTGCCTTATCCTGCTCCAGCATCCCCCGACTTTTACCTTTGGGCGCAGGTACAAAGAGGCAAACTTATTCTCAAACAGGGCATATTACGAGGATCATGGATTTGCTGTTTACAAAACGGACCGTGGTGGACTGGCGACCTACCATGGACCGGGTCAGGCAGTTGGTTATCCTATCATAAAAATGAACACCTATACAAAGGATTTTCATTATTATCTCCGGATGCTGGAAAATGTAATGATCGGAACGCTTTCTGATATGGGAATTCCTGCACAACGAAAAGATGGATACACAGGTGTATGGATTCGTGACGCAAAAATCGGTTTCATCGGCATCAGGGTGGCGTTTGGATACACCATGCATGGTTTTTCCCTCAATATAAACAATGACCTGAAACCATTTGATTACATAACGCCTTGCGGCATTGAAGGAATAACAATCACTTCCGTCAGGAATATAACCAATTCAAAGATAGACATGCAGGAGGTTTATGATATACTTAGATATAATTATTCAAATGTATTTAATGTAAGTTTGATACCAACTAAAATAGAGATGGTAATGCAGGAAATATACCTCATGGAAAACCACAGAACAAACAGGTATCAGCATCAAACAGATGAAACCTAA
- the lipA gene encoding lipoyl synthase, with protein MHPDWLKTRLPSGENFNEIKGILHKEKLHTVCEEALCPNIGECFEQRTATFLILGDICTRRCGFCAVKKGNPSGIYEDEPYRIAGAVKEIGLQYVVITSVTRDDLTDGGASIYSRTLHAIRRAVKNCRIEVLIPDFRGNTEALEILLEAKPDVLNHNLETIPRLYSLVRPQADYFRSLKLLRHAHEKMPALIIKSGMMLGIGEEWNEILDTMLMIRSTGCGILTLGQYLKPTKNALPIQRYYTPDEFELLRAEGKRMGFQHVESGPLVRSSYHAKTQSDILFLQEGETIRCYE; from the coding sequence ATGCATCCGGATTGGTTAAAAACACGACTGCCTTCAGGAGAAAATTTCAACGAAATAAAGGGTATTTTACATAAGGAAAAACTTCACACCGTATGTGAAGAGGCATTATGCCCGAATATTGGAGAATGTTTTGAACAACGGACGGCAACGTTTTTAATACTTGGTGACATATGTACCAGACGCTGCGGATTTTGCGCTGTCAAAAAAGGAAACCCGTCCGGAATCTATGAGGATGAACCGTACCGGATTGCCGGTGCGGTAAAGGAAATTGGCTTACAATATGTTGTAATCACCTCCGTCACAAGGGACGACCTTACCGATGGCGGCGCCTCAATTTACTCGAGGACACTACACGCGATCCGAAGGGCTGTGAAAAATTGCAGGATAGAAGTTTTAATCCCTGATTTTCGTGGCAATACAGAAGCACTGGAAATATTGCTAGAAGCAAAGCCGGACGTCCTGAATCACAACCTAGAAACAATACCCCGGCTCTATTCACTCGTCAGGCCTCAGGCTGATTATTTCCGCTCACTGAAATTGTTGAGACATGCACATGAAAAAATGCCGGCCTTAATTATAAAATCAGGGATGATGCTGGGTATCGGCGAAGAATGGAACGAGATCCTTGATACGATGCTGATGATAAGAAGTACCGGCTGTGGTATCCTTACGCTGGGACAATATCTGAAACCAACAAAAAATGCCCTGCCAATTCAACGCTATTATACCCCGGATGAGTTTGAGTTATTACGGGCGGAAGGGAAACGAATGGGTTTTCAACACGTCGAATCGGGACCACTCGTACGCAGTTCTTATCATGCAAAGACGCAATCTGACATACTGTTTCTGCAGGAAGGCGAAACAATTCGTTGTTACGAATGA
- a CDS encoding FmdE family protein yields MKINLEEFGKGTLAVFCKTYLLKRSFLQMLIVLSLYFPVLQGYCYAEGQTRYSWDFFDSVEPVRLKDPLAIVLGAVDKEAVLVFTYADAVKLAGHSCPAVAGAYKSTQTALKYLYGNEIPVRGNIKVTFKGDVDYQVNGPISQVVTFITGASGENGFKGFGPAGKYRRQNLMVFDGGQLPDPGAICSILFQREDNGRKVEITYSIEPVPSNVRIDKLMPLVISGKASVEESLEFSNLWQERVKTILVNPPEGTFLVNEISE; encoded by the coding sequence ATGAAAATAAATTTGGAGGAGTTCGGGAAAGGAACGCTGGCGGTGTTCTGCAAAACTTATCTGTTGAAAAGGTCCTTTCTTCAAATGTTGATAGTATTATCTTTGTATTTTCCTGTTCTGCAGGGATATTGTTATGCAGAAGGGCAAACAAGGTATAGCTGGGATTTTTTTGACAGTGTGGAGCCGGTCAGGTTGAAAGACCCGTTAGCCATAGTACTTGGAGCTGTGGATAAAGAAGCAGTTCTGGTGTTTACCTATGCGGATGCTGTGAAACTTGCAGGACACTCCTGCCCGGCAGTTGCAGGTGCTTATAAGTCCACACAGACAGCATTAAAGTATTTGTACGGTAATGAGATCCCTGTAAGGGGAAATATAAAAGTTACTTTTAAGGGTGATGTTGATTACCAGGTAAATGGGCCGATATCGCAGGTAGTAACATTCATAACAGGAGCTTCCGGGGAAAATGGGTTTAAAGGGTTTGGCCCCGCAGGAAAATACAGAAGGCAGAATCTCATGGTATTTGATGGTGGTCAGTTGCCGGACCCAGGGGCAATTTGTTCCATACTATTCCAAAGAGAGGATAACGGGAGAAAAGTGGAAATAACCTATTCGATTGAACCGGTACCATCAAATGTGCGTATTGATAAGCTTATGCCCCTTGTTATTTCAGGTAAAGCATCTGTGGAAGAATCATTGGAATTCAGTAATTTGTGGCAGGAACGTGTAAAGACAATTCTTGTTAACCCGCCGGAGGGAACATTTTTGGTAAACGAAATATCGGAATAG
- a CDS encoding menaquinone biosynthesis protein, translating into MKKLRIGVVPYMNAKPLIHSLTQESDSFELFFEVPSLLPGMLNNNRVDIAIIPSIEYFRNPAYIMIPGISISSQRTVESVKIFSKVPIQDIRSVALDKSSLTSCALTKIILEMQYQLSPQYILWNKQYDISGTKTDAVLLIGDNAMKITDSRYFTMDLGEAWFGCTRLPFVYAVWVIKKDHPIPGINNLLRSAKEEGMKSMKTIAMAESLRLQLPYERCLNYLTNSISYNLGSDEIEGLKMFYSYAVSSGLASKGVDIVFNDA; encoded by the coding sequence ATGAAAAAACTCCGGATTGGTGTTGTCCCCTATATGAATGCCAAACCATTAATCCATAGTCTCACTCAGGAATCAGACTCATTTGAATTGTTTTTTGAAGTGCCATCCCTTTTACCAGGTATGTTGAATAACAACAGGGTAGATATTGCAATTATTCCATCCATTGAATATTTCAGAAATCCTGCCTATATAATGATTCCCGGCATCTCTATTTCTTCGCAAAGAACAGTGGAAAGCGTTAAGATATTTTCAAAAGTACCTATTCAGGATATCCGATCCGTCGCATTGGACAAAAGTTCCTTAACCTCATGCGCTCTTACGAAAATTATTTTAGAAATGCAATACCAGCTTTCCCCCCAATACATCTTATGGAATAAACAATACGATATCTCCGGCACTAAAACCGATGCGGTTCTCCTTATCGGAGACAATGCCATGAAAATCACAGACAGCAGATACTTCACTATGGACTTGGGTGAAGCGTGGTTCGGATGCACACGCTTACCCTTCGTTTACGCTGTATGGGTTATTAAAAAAGATCACCCAATACCAGGGATAAACAATTTATTAAGAAGTGCAAAAGAAGAGGGTATGAAATCAATGAAGACCATAGCAATGGCAGAATCCCTGCGGCTCCAGCTTCCTTATGAAAGGTGTTTAAACTACCTTACCAATTCGATTTCATATAATCTTGGCAGCGATGAAATAGAAG